In the genome of Vicinamibacterales bacterium, the window CCACCTCCTCGCTCCGTGAGGGTTGGACTGAATCAGGAACCGTCCCCATTCCGGTTCAGACGTTGTACGCGCCCGCGGCGATGTCCTCTGCGAGGGTCGGGTGGGTCGGCTCCCAGTCGAAACGCTCGCGGGTCAGCTGGGCGGACGCCGGCATGTCGAGGGCGAAGAAGTTCCCGATCCAGCCGAAGTGTTCCACTGCCTTTTCTGCGGGGATGGAGATGACCGGCACCCCGAGCGCTGCGCCGATGGCCTCTGCGATCGACCGGGACGTAACCGCCTCCTCCGCAACGGCGTGGGCGGCCGAGCCGGCCTCTGCCTTGTCGAGGGCAAGCGCCACCAGGCGTGCGGCGTCCAGGCGGTTGACCGCCGTCCAGCGATTCCTGCCGTCACCGACGTAGGCGGACGCGCCGTGCTCGCGCGCCGCACGAGCGATCAGCGAGATGAACCCGTGGTCCCCGCCGGTGCCGTGGACGGTCGGCGCGAACCGCAGCGAGACCGCGCGGACACCGCGGTCGGCGCAACTCATGGCGAGTCCCTCGGATCCGCCGCGGGGCGAGTCGGCAGCGGAGGACGGGTTGTCGTCCAGTTCCGTGAGCGGACGCCCGATCGGACGAGCGGTGCCAGCTGCGAGCAGGAACGGCTTGCCGGTCCCCTCCAGCGCAGACAGGAACGTCTGAACGGAAGCACGCTCTGCGCGGTTCGACTCGGCCGGGTTGGACCAGTCGTGCTTGTTGGCCAGGTGCAGGACGGCCTCGGCGCGCTCCGCTTCCGCACGGAGCACGTCGAGGTTGTCGAGGTTGGCTTCGACCACCTCGACGCCGGCCGCCGTGAGCTTGGCAGCCGATCCGGCGGAGCGTGCGATGCCACGGACCTGGTGTCCGGCAGCGATCAACTCGGGCACGACGGCTGACCCGATCCAGCCGGAAGCGCCGGTCATGAAGACATTCATGGGAGTTCCTCTCGTGTACCTGATGACAGGTTCTGACATCTCACTGTAGTCACTGACGTCAGACTCTGTCATCACGTAGGATGTGCTCATGGTCCGATGGGAGCCCGGGGCGCCGGAGCGATTGCGCGCTGCAGCAATGGCGCTGTTCGCAGAAGCCGGCTACGAACAGACCACCGTCGCCCAGATCGCGGAGCGGGCCGGCGTCACCGAACGCACCTTCTACCGCTACTTCTCCGACAAGCGCGAAGTGCTGTTCGCCGGATCGGCAGAACTGCAGCGCCGCATGGTCGAAGCGGTCACCTCCGCAGCC includes:
- a CDS encoding SDR family oxidoreductase; this encodes MNVFMTGASGWIGSAVVPELIAAGHQVRGIARSAGSAAKLTAAGVEVVEANLDNLDVLRAEAERAEAVLHLANKHDWSNPAESNRAERASVQTFLSALEGTGKPFLLAAGTARPIGRPLTELDDNPSSAADSPRGGSEGLAMSCADRGVRAVSLRFAPTVHGTGGDHGFISLIARAAREHGASAYVGDGRNRWTAVNRLDAARLVALALDKAEAGSAAHAVAEEAVTSRSIAEAIGAALGVPVISIPAEKAVEHFGWIGNFFALDMPASAQLTRERFDWEPTHPTLAEDIAAGAYNV